A stretch of DNA from Globicephala melas chromosome 4, mGloMel1.2, whole genome shotgun sequence:
AGAGCTCGGTACTGGTCAAATCCCCCCTCGACCCGGGTGACGCCGCCTCCTTCACACACCCACAGCTCTTGGCACACCAGGCGGATGAAGCGTTCATCGTGGGACACCAGAATCACACCACCCTGAAAGACAGGAGACCAGGGAGCACTCAGGGGGCCCCTAAGGGGTGCTGAGGCCTGGGAAGGAGTGGGCAGTGTGAAGGTACACTCACCCTGAAACTGTTGAGAGCGCGGCCCAGAGCCTCAATGGTCTCCATATCCAGGTGGTTTGTGGGTTCATCCAGAATGTAGAAGTTGGGGCTGGAAGGCAGAACCCAGGAAGGTGGGAAGTTACGGGGGCTGGGAGAAAAGGAACTCTGATACGAAGGCAAGACAATCATTTTCCATTAGGAAAGAGTGGGAAAGGGGAGGGCAAAGCTCTTGAAAAGGAGGCCTCACCAGGGCATGGTCATCTGAGCAAAGGCCACACGGCTCTTCTGGCCCCCAGACAAGCTGGCAACAGGGCGCACGGCCAGTTCTCCAGAGATGCCATACCGGCCCAGCTGGTGACGGTATTCCTCCTCAGGCCGTCCTGGAATAGGCCCCACCCCACCGTGTGGGTTCTCAGCCCAACTCCCTCCCTTCAcattccccccaaccccacccccaatgCATATGTCCTCACACCCAGCATCGGGGGGCTGCTCAGCAACCCCAGGTAGGCCTAGCTGTAGGCGTCAGGCCCGGCCCTCCTTCCCCAACTCAAATCCCTGACGCACCGGGGAACTTGCGTGCCAGCAATTCCACAGCACTGACATtcaggtccagctgctccacgTGGTGCTGGCTGAAATAGCCAATCTTCAGATTCCTGCAGGCAGACGGAAAGGTGGAGAGAGGGCATGGAGGGCAATGGCCATAAGAGAGTGCAGCTACAGCACAGGAGGGTTTGGAGAGCGGCGATGTGGGCCCTACCTGTGAGCATGTCTGATGCCCCGAACAGGTGCCAGATCCCCCATAAGGAGCTTCAACATGGTAGACTTCCCAGCCCCATTCTCCCCAACCTGTAAGAAGTAACAAGAGAATGTAAAGAGCACCCTTGTGCGGGATACAGAAGTGGAGGAGATGAGAATGGGTCTCAGCTAGTCCCAGGGACTCCaacaactaaaaaaatatttttaaggaactacagaaaaaaatgaagatgtaaaagggACCAATACCTAAGTATCCTCTAAGTGCAAGGGAattaattctcccaacaaccaAGTGAGTTagacattatctccattttaaggatgaggaGACTGCTTAGTAACCAAGCTAGGAAATGGCAGAGTTAGGAATCGAAGTCTGACCCTGAAGCCCATGCTCTCTCCTCTATGTTCCACAGTTTGAGGAAACTCAGAGCTGAGACCAGTAAGACAAAGTACTGCTCTAAGTATTTATAAAATACCACATGCCAGGCTCTCCATCTATGCCGCAGAGCGGCCCtgtgaggctggaggaggggccagTACAAGTATAGCAAAGTCCTCCCCCGGGAGGTGGGGCCAAGTATAGCAAAGTCCTCAGCCCAAGCGCTGACTCCTACTCCTGGAGACCTTCTCCCCCATGTGGCCAATCCACACCACATACAGGGGTGGGAGAGTCCAGTCCCAGCTCACGAAACAGAGAAACACCAACCATACCACACAGATGCGGGATTCAAGATCAGCAGAGACGGTGAGACAGCTGAAGATGACATGCTTTGGGTCATAGTAGAAATCCACCTCATCTAGCTGCAGAATTGGTGGTGAGAATTTCTCAAACCCATCGGGGAACCTGCAAGAAGTGGGGGTGAGGAGCACGAGGGCAGCCAGAAACAAGAGCTTCCCCACCTGCCCCTCTGGCCCAGCACTCACTTCATCACTACCTCCAACTCCTTGTCCACGGGTTTCAGCTCCGGtctgaggagagaggagacagactaggtttacaactttaaaaaataaatttgtttttgtcaCACAAGTAATATACATGCCAGAAaaacaggattctttttttttggtggttcttTTGTCCTCCCTGTTAATATACTGTGACGTATGTTTCAAGGTCACAAAATCCTAAATAAGCCTTATGACTCCCCTACCACCAGCACATCCAGAAATATTGCTTCAAGATTAAacctccggggcttccctggtggcgcagtggttgagagtccgcctgccgacgccggggacacgggttcatgccccggtctgggaagatctcacatgccgcggagcggctaggcccgtgagccatggccgctgagcctgcacatccggagcctgtgctccgcaacgggacaggccaaggcagtgagaggcctgcttaccgcaaaaaaaaaaaacaaaaaaaaacgaaaaaaaaaagattaaacctCCAATGctctcctgggtatgtatccaaaaaaaatgaaaacactaattcgaaaagatacatgcaccccaatgttcacagcagtattgtttacaactgccaagatacagaagcaacctaagtgtctgcacatccacagatgaatgaatacacacacacacacacacataatggaaaacgactcagccacaaaaaaagaataaaattttgccatctgtaacaacatggatggacttgaagaatattatgctaagtgaaataaggcagagaaaaaaatatactgtatgatatcacttataggtggaatctaaaaaataaagctagtgaatataacaaaaaagaaacagactcagatatagagaacaaactagtagttaccagtggggagaggaaaggggtggggggggcaagATTGGGGTAGAGGatgaagagatacaaactactatgtataaaataaataagctacaagaacaTATTACACAACACAGAGAATACCGCCGATATTTTACGATAACTATAAATGAAATGTAACCTTTAAATattatgaatcactatgctgtacaagtgaaacttatataatactgcATATCAACtgcacctcaattaaaaaaacctccgcggcttccctagtggcgcagtggttgagaatctgcctgccaacgcagggaacacgggtttgagctgtggcctgggaggatcccacatgccacagagcaagtgagcccgtgcgccacaactactgagcctgcatgtctggagcctgtgctccgcaacaagagaggccacgatagtgagaggcccgtgcaccgcgatgaagagtggcccccgcttgccccaactagggaaagccctcgcacagaaacgaagacccaacacagccaaaaataaattaaataaataaattttaaaaacaaaaaaaccctccaatgctcaacaccattagtcattaaggaaatacaaatcaagatcacaatgagatatcacttcacacccactaggatagctaaaatttgaaagacagataataagtgttggcaagaaggcagagaaattggaaccctcatatattgctggcaggaaggtaaaatggtgcagctgcttttaGAAACagtttggagggcttccctggtggcacagtggttaagaatccgcctgccaatgcaggcgacacaggtttgagccctggtccaggaagatcccatatgctgtggcgcaactaagcccatgcgccaactactgagcctgcgctctagagcccgcgagccacaactactgagcccacatgccacaactactgagcccacgtgccacaactactgaagcctgtgcacctagagcccgtgctctgcaacgagaagcaaccgcaataagaagcctgcgcaccgcaacgaagagtagcccccactcgccacaactagagaaagcccacatgcagcaacgaagagccaacagagccaaaaataaataaataaataaacaaaataaaataaaataaaataaaaacagtttggcagttcctcaaaaatttaaacatagaattaccatgtaacccagcaattccattcctaggtatgtacccaagagaataaaaaacacatgtctacacaaaaacttgtacacaaatgttcacagcagcattattcataagagccaaaaaggggaaataatccaaatgtctacCACCTGATGAGTCAACAAACAAAATGTGGactatccatacaacagaatattatctGGTCATAAAGAGGAGTGAAGCACTAATCCATGCTCCGACACAATGAACCTCGAAAACGTTATGTTAAgcgaaaaaagccagacacaaaagattacgtgtataattccatttatacgaaatgtccagaaTTAGCAAAcatatacagacagaaagtagactgatGGTTGCCTAGGCCTGGGGGCAAGATTAACTCTCCAAGAGCAGTAACAGAATACCCTGCCTTCCTGCAGGGGAGGAAATTAAAGTTGGTTTGTAGAAAAGAGGAGATCTAAAATGGGAGGGCAAGGGGTGGCCTACAAAATGAGGGAAGAAAATAAGAGACATGAGTCAAAGCCTGGTCAGAGACACCGTACTCACAGCTTCTCCAGCATCTTGAGTTTGCTCTGCACTTGAGAGGCTCTGTTGGCGTTGTAGCGAAACCGGTCAATGAAAACCTGCAGGTGGATGAGTTCAGGTACTGTTCAGCTCCCTCACTCCCCACAACTCTAATACCCATGGGATGGGGCAGGTCCCCAGCGCTGCCTGCTCCCACACCTGGATATGCTGGCGATATTGCTGCTGGGCCTCATATTCACGCTGCTGATTGAGCAGCCGCTCCTGCTTGCTCTTGATGAAGGTCTCAAAGTCTCCCCGGTAACCATCCAGCCGCTGGCTGTGCAGGTGGATGATGTCTGTGGCTATGGCATTCAGGAAGTTGCGGTCGTGGGAGACGACCAGGATTGTGGAGGGCCACGTCTGAGGGGGGGGTCACAGGATGGCAGGCCCAGTTTGGGAAGGCagtcagctcccagaccccaacGGTCTTGGAGGCAGACCTTTCCCAGACTTACTCTGGCACCTGTAGGCACTCACCTGCAGGTAATTCTCCAGCCACAGGATGGCCCTTACATCCAGCATGTTTGTGGGTTCTGGAAAAGTGGAGGAGGACACGTTTGGGATAGAAGGGCTAGAGAACTGGGAACTTGGGTGATGGCATGCTTTTGCACCCCAAAGTCAGGGTGCCCCATTTCAAACTCACCATCTAACAGCAGCAGATCTGGCCTGTGGAAAAGAAGAACACAAGGCTTGAGGTTTTAGGCCAGCAACTTGTTGCTACTCGCCAAGAGCCAAGCCCATCCTCCACAGT
This window harbors:
- the ABCF3 gene encoding ATP-binding cassette sub-family F member 3 isoform X2; translated protein: MLATRSLRVPAHISLLHVEQEVAGDDTPALQSVLESDTVREDLLRRERELSAQIAAGRAEGSEAAQLAEIYAKLEEIEADKAPARASVILAGLGFTPKMQQQPTREFSGGWRMRLALARALFARPDLLLLDEPTNMLDVRAILWLENYLQTWPSTILVVSHDRNFLNAIATDIIHLHSQRLDGYRGDFETFIKSKQERLLNQQREYEAQQQYRQHIQVFIDRFRYNANRASQVQSKLKMLEKLPELKPVDKELEVVMKFPDGFEKFSPPILQLDEVDFYYDPKHVIFSCLTVSADLESRICVVGENGAGKSTMLKLLMGDLAPVRGIRHAHRNLKIGYFSQHHVEQLDLNVSAVELLARKFPGRPEEEYRHQLGRYGISGELAVRPVASLSGGQKSRVAFAQMTMPCPNFYILDEPTNHLDMETIEALGRALNSFRGGVILVSHDERFIRLVCQELWVCEGGGVTRVEGGFDQYRALLQEQFRREGFL